From Polaribacter butkevichii, a single genomic window includes:
- a CDS encoding Crp/Fnr family transcriptional regulator — translation MNNLWFFDNVNLFNLLCPHKFKEYKKCHNFDAYKKSDYIYFEEDAASKVYLIEKGKVKIGYYNEDGTEVVKAILTKGELFGEKAILGEETRNEFAQSVDATTSICPIGVDTMHDLMRDNKTFSLKIYKFLGFRFKKLERRLQLILFKDSKTRFLEFMKELCEEYGHDCEKTGDKIIEHPYTQKDIASLIGTSRSNLNVLMNELKEANIITFNRKEIRLLQKIA, via the coding sequence ATGAATAACTTATGGTTTTTTGATAATGTAAACTTATTTAATCTACTTTGTCCACACAAATTTAAAGAATATAAAAAGTGTCATAATTTTGATGCTTATAAAAAAAGTGATTACATCTACTTTGAAGAAGATGCAGCAAGTAAAGTCTATTTAATAGAAAAAGGAAAAGTAAAAATTGGGTACTATAATGAAGATGGTACCGAAGTTGTAAAAGCAATTTTAACAAAAGGAGAATTGTTTGGAGAAAAAGCCATTTTAGGAGAAGAAACAAGAAATGAATTTGCCCAATCTGTAGATGCAACCACTTCAATCTGCCCAATAGGAGTAGATACCATGCATGATTTAATGCGAGATAATAAAACCTTTAGTTTAAAAATATATAAATTTTTAGGTTTTCGTTTTAAAAAATTAGAAAGAAGATTACAATTAATTTTATTTAAAGATTCTAAAACTAGATTTTTAGAATTTATGAAAGAATTGTGTGAGGAATATGGACATGATTGTGAAAAAACAGGAGATAAAATAATAGAACACCCTTATACTCAAAAAGATATTGCATCCTTAATTGGTACCTCTAGGTCTAATTTAAATGTGTTAATGAATGAGTTAAAAGAGGCAAATATTATCACATTTAATAGAAAAGAAATAAGATTACTTCAAAAAATTGCATAA
- a CDS encoding RrF2 family transcriptional regulator — protein MLTNSSKYAIRAVLYLANNSSEDNKIGSKKIAKVLNIPAPFLAKTLQELTKKDIISSVKGPHGGFYLTDRNDKNTLYNIIDCVDDAEKFNQCYLGQTECSDDNPCVIHHLYVPFKNKLLQKLKNKTILEMAKEYAKDNNLINTL, from the coding sequence ATGTTAACCAATTCTAGTAAATATGCCATTAGAGCAGTTCTCTATTTAGCAAATAATTCATCCGAAGACAATAAAATTGGTTCTAAGAAAATAGCCAAAGTATTAAACATACCTGCCCCGTTTTTAGCCAAAACATTACAAGAATTAACAAAAAAAGATATTATAAGTTCTGTTAAAGGTCCTCATGGAGGTTTTTACCTAACGGATAGAAACGATAAAAATACCCTGTATAATATTATCGATTGTGTAGATGATGCAGAAAAATTTAATCAATGTTATTTAGGTCAAACAGAATGTAGTGATGATAACCCCTGTGTAATCCATCATTTATATGTACCTTTTAAAAATAAATTACTACAAAAACTTAAAAATAAAACAATCTTAGAAATGGCTAAAGAATACGCTAAAGACAATAACCTTATTAATACTTTATAG
- a CDS encoding pyridoxal phosphate-dependent decarboxylase family protein has protein sequence MKSPFYLTKEEMQSYGYKIVDLIVNHYDEEENKKPVSKASREEMDSIFLREAPDSATPADEVLDFVAKNVLPNTNISTHPKSFSFVPGPSNFISTMADSLATGFNIFSGGWIVSPAAAELEIVTLNWLLKMFDFPVTKGGGIFTSGGSMANLTALTTARRIKCGDDFSNAVIYLSDQAHSSNIKAIRVLGFKKEQVKIIPTDLEFKFSINKLKNEIAKDQLEGRKPFCIIASAGTTNTGTVDPLDALADICEKENLWFHIDGAYGGAAILSKKGSRILRGIERADSLTVDPHKWFFQPYEIGCLLVKDASWLSNTFSEKPEYLRDIEGNESEINFYDYGIQLTRRFRALKFYMSIKTYGLNAFKKAITYNIDLADKTEDTLRKSKNWEIVSPATLAIINFRYNPLNKDLTEEELDKLNQEISSKVVDSKEALLVTTVLQNQVVIRMCLINPKTTLKHVTDTLNQCEVFAKQVLLEWNK, from the coding sequence ATGAAATCACCTTTTTATTTAACAAAAGAAGAAATGCAATCTTATGGCTACAAAATAGTAGACCTAATAGTAAATCATTATGATGAAGAGGAAAATAAAAAGCCAGTAAGTAAAGCTTCTAGAGAAGAAATGGATTCTATTTTTTTAAGAGAAGCGCCAGATAGTGCAACGCCTGCAGATGAAGTGTTAGATTTTGTGGCTAAAAATGTATTGCCAAATACCAATATATCTACGCACCCTAAATCTTTTTCTTTTGTACCAGGTCCAAGTAATTTTATAAGTACCATGGCAGATTCTTTGGCAACAGGATTTAATATTTTTTCGGGTGGATGGATTGTTTCTCCTGCCGCTGCAGAACTAGAAATTGTTACTTTAAATTGGTTGTTAAAAATGTTCGACTTTCCGGTAACAAAAGGAGGTGGAATTTTTACAAGTGGTGGATCTATGGCAAATTTAACAGCTTTAACCACTGCTAGAAGAATAAAATGTGGCGATGATTTTTCGAATGCCGTTATTTATTTATCAGACCAAGCACATTCATCTAATATTAAAGCAATTAGAGTTTTAGGCTTTAAAAAAGAACAAGTAAAAATCATTCCAACAGATTTAGAATTTAAGTTTAGTATTAATAAACTTAAAAACGAAATCGCAAAAGACCAATTAGAAGGAAGAAAACCATTTTGTATTATTGCTTCTGCAGGTACTACCAATACTGGTACTGTAGACCCGTTAGATGCTTTGGCAGATATTTGCGAAAAAGAAAATCTTTGGTTTCATATTGATGGAGCATATGGAGGTGCCGCAATATTATCTAAAAAAGGAAGTAGAATTTTACGAGGTATAGAGCGTGCAGATTCTTTAACTGTAGATCCTCATAAATGGTTTTTTCAGCCTTATGAAATTGGTTGTTTATTAGTAAAAGACGCCTCTTGGTTAAGCAATACGTTTAGCGAAAAACCAGAATATTTAAGAGATATTGAAGGAAATGAATCTGAAATTAATTTTTATGATTACGGAATTCAATTAACAAGAAGGTTTAGAGCATTAAAATTTTATATGTCTATTAAAACCTACGGATTAAATGCTTTTAAAAAGGCAATAACGTACAATATAGATTTAGCAGATAAAACAGAAGATACACTTAGAAAAAGTAAAAACTGGGAAATTGTTTCTCCTGCAACTTTGGCTATTATTAATTTTAGGTACAATCCTTTAAATAAAGATTTAACAGAAGAAGAATTAGATAAATTAAATCAAGAAATATCGTCTAAAGTTGTAGATTCTAAAGAGGCACTTTTGGTTACCACTGTTTTACAAAATCAAGTAGTTATTAGAATGTGTTTAATAAACCCAAAAACTACTTTAAAGCATGTTACAGACACTTTAAATCAATGTGAAGTATTTGCTAAACAAGTTCTTTTGGAGTGGAATAAATAG
- a CDS encoding aspartate aminotransferase family protein produces the protein MKTDFFKYQAQTSPYPLAIEVSTAKGSYIYDTSGKKYLDFVAGVSANSLGHNHPKVTDAIKKQLDAYAHVMVYGEFIQQPQVTLCKLLAQNSPKNLNAVYITNSGTEATEGAIKLAKRVTNRSEIIAAKTSYHGNTMGSMSVSGIEQQKQAFRPLIPGTNFIEFNNEIDLVKITNKTAAVILETIQGGAGFIEPKNGFLSKVKQRCLEVGALLILDEIQTGIGRTGTFWGFENYNVIPDIVITGKGLGGGMPIGAFISSFEMMSLLKDNPKLGHISTFAGHPVISAAAVATVKEITENNFTKEALRKETLIRKHLIHPSIKEIRGKGLMLAAILETPELNSKVVLKCLENQLILFFLLFEPSAMRITPPLTISDEDIIKGCQIILKTIDQVIE, from the coding sequence TTGAAAACAGATTTTTTTAAATACCAAGCACAAACTTCTCCTTACCCATTGGCTATAGAAGTTTCTACAGCAAAAGGAAGTTATATTTATGATACTTCCGGAAAAAAATATTTAGATTTTGTAGCAGGCGTTTCTGCAAATAGCTTAGGCCATAACCATCCCAAGGTTACAGATGCCATAAAAAAACAATTAGATGCTTATGCTCATGTAATGGTTTATGGCGAGTTTATACAGCAACCACAAGTAACATTATGTAAACTTTTAGCACAAAACTCTCCAAAGAATTTAAATGCCGTATACATTACAAACTCTGGAACAGAAGCAACGGAAGGTGCTATAAAATTAGCCAAAAGAGTTACAAATAGGTCAGAAATAATTGCTGCAAAAACATCTTATCATGGTAACACCATGGGATCTATGAGTGTTTCTGGTATAGAACAGCAAAAACAAGCATTTAGACCGTTAATTCCCGGTACAAATTTTATTGAGTTTAATAATGAAATTGATCTTGTTAAAATCACCAATAAAACAGCTGCCGTAATTCTAGAAACCATACAAGGTGGTGCAGGTTTTATTGAACCCAAAAACGGGTTTTTATCTAAAGTAAAACAACGTTGTTTAGAAGTTGGTGCACTTTTAATTTTAGATGAAATACAAACAGGAATTGGAAGAACGGGTACTTTTTGGGGTTTTGAAAACTATAATGTAATTCCGGATATTGTAATTACAGGAAAGGGTTTAGGAGGCGGAATGCCAATTGGAGCTTTTATTTCATCCTTTGAAATGATGAGCCTATTAAAAGACAACCCTAAATTGGGGCATATTTCTACATTTGCTGGTCATCCTGTTATTTCTGCTGCTGCAGTAGCAACTGTAAAAGAAATTACTGAGAACAACTTTACAAAAGAAGCTTTACGAAAAGAAACACTTATTAGAAAACATTTAATTCATCCATCAATTAAAGAAATTAGAGGAAAAGGTTTAATGTTAGCTGCTATTTTAGAAACTCCAGAACTAAATTCTAAAGTAGTTTTGAAATGTTTAGAAAACCAATTAATACTATTTTTTCTACTTTTTGAACCAAGTGCTATGAGAATAACGCCTCCACTTACTATTTCTGATGAAGATATTATTAAGGGATGTCAAATTATATTAAAAACAATTGATCAAGTAATCGAATAA
- a CDS encoding OstA-like protein, which produces MKRILFLFIIFSSLNSFSQEKKKIQYYAEQQEADEEKYPGATLLIGNVKMTHDGIILTSQQALYYKDKNFFKAIGNVIIKQGDTITQTSNYTDYDANSKQALSWGNVVLKDPTMTLTTDTLHFDRLNQKLYYNSYATIKDETNTLKSKNGNFYLEDKKFTATTRVTVVNPEHHLESDHLDYYTNSGLTYLYGPSTITNTKNDNRIYCEKGFYNTKTDVSHFVKNAKLYLKERTVEGDSLYYDKQKGFASATNNIQVIDTVQNFITKGNYAEIFELKDSLYIIKQAVAISIIDKDSMFIHGDTILVTGKPEKRNVRIFHNVKIFKSDLQGKCDSIHTNQETGLTKMFKKPVIWSDQNQITGDTIHLLSNVETEKLDSLKVLNNAFIVSKDSMSIKDFNQIKGRNMFGKFKENKLRLLLVKGNAESVYFNRNEETQVLETITKEISSNIEFTLDKGQIETIKYLKKSDGNTYPPSKLPDDVRELQGFIWREEEQPKKMEDIFIHDDKINIPLNEDTKEKKAPVILNQKKKLTTNLKPKALKPNSFPKKQ; this is translated from the coding sequence TTGAAAAGAATACTTTTTTTATTTATTATTTTTTCTTCGCTAAATTCTTTCTCTCAAGAAAAGAAAAAAATTCAATATTACGCAGAACAGCAAGAAGCTGATGAAGAAAAATATCCAGGTGCCACATTATTAATAGGTAATGTTAAAATGACTCATGATGGCATTATTTTAACAAGTCAACAGGCATTATACTATAAAGATAAAAATTTCTTTAAAGCTATTGGTAATGTTATTATTAAGCAAGGAGACACCATTACACAAACAAGTAATTATACCGATTACGATGCCAATTCTAAGCAAGCACTTTCTTGGGGAAATGTGGTTTTAAAAGACCCAACAATGACCTTAACTACAGATACATTACATTTTGATAGATTAAATCAAAAATTGTATTATAACAGTTACGCTACCATTAAAGACGAAACAAATACCTTAAAAAGTAAAAATGGTAACTTCTATTTAGAAGATAAAAAATTTACAGCCACCACTAGAGTAACCGTTGTAAACCCAGAACACCATTTAGAATCTGATCATTTAGATTATTATACAAACTCCGGACTTACTTATTTATACGGACCATCAACCATTACAAATACCAAAAACGATAATAGAATTTATTGCGAAAAAGGTTTTTACAATACAAAAACAGATGTTTCTCACTTTGTTAAAAATGCAAAACTATATTTAAAAGAAAGAACTGTAGAAGGTGACAGTTTGTATTATGATAAGCAAAAAGGGTTTGCCTCTGCCACTAATAATATTCAGGTAATAGACACGGTACAAAACTTTATTACCAAAGGAAACTATGCCGAAATTTTCGAATTAAAAGATTCTCTTTACATCATTAAACAAGCAGTTGCCATTTCTATTATAGACAAAGATTCTATGTTTATTCATGGAGATACCATTTTAGTTACAGGTAAACCAGAAAAAAGAAATGTAAGAATTTTTCATAATGTAAAAATCTTTAAATCTGATTTACAAGGAAAGTGCGATTCTATTCATACAAACCAAGAAACTGGTTTAACAAAAATGTTTAAAAAACCTGTAATTTGGTCAGATCAAAATCAAATTACCGGAGATACCATTCACCTACTCTCTAATGTAGAAACAGAAAAATTAGATTCGTTAAAAGTATTAAACAATGCCTTTATCGTTTCTAAAGATTCTATGTCTATTAAAGATTTTAACCAAATTAAAGGAAGAAACATGTTTGGTAAATTTAAAGAAAATAAACTTCGTTTACTTTTAGTAAAAGGAAATGCAGAGTCGGTTTATTTTAATAGAAATGAAGAAACCCAAGTTTTAGAAACCATTACCAAAGAAATATCTAGTAATATTGAGTTTACCTTAGATAAAGGGCAAATTGAAACCATAAAATATTTAAAAAAATCTGATGGTAATACCTATCCTCCATCAAAACTTCCGGATGATGTTAGAGAGTTGCAAGGTTTTATTTGGCGTGAAGAAGAGCAACCTAAAAAAATGGAAGATATTTTTATACATGATGATAAAATAAACATTCCTCTAAATGAAGATACAAAAGAGAAAAAAGCACCTGTAATTCTTAATCAAAAAAAGAAGCTTACTACAAATCTAAAGCCGAAAGCTCTAAAACCTAATAGTTTTCCTAAAAAACAATAA
- a CDS encoding anti-sigma factor — protein sequence MKKILNLAIAIAIATTFVACSDDDNNNNVPTTGSLTVDFTGLEELGADFVYEGWLIVNGSPVSTGTFTSVSFPQTYTVGIDDLEAATTFVLSIEPAGETGAAALAPAATKILAGDFSGNSASVTSTGIVGDFSNSWGKYILATPTDADTTNEASGVWFLDNTNEPAVAGLSLPTLPEGWKYEGWVVLNGTPVSTGTFTAVDAADDNAATSPYKGSVGNGPGYPGEDYVTGSAAGVDFPTDLKGKTVVISVEPSPDNSAAPFALKPLAHVVPADAENHTVISMGAGPLAVLSGSVIR from the coding sequence ATGAAAAAAATTTTAAATTTAGCAATCGCAATTGCAATCGCAACAACTTTTGTAGCTTGTAGTGATGATGACAACAACAACAATGTACCAACAACAGGAAGTTTAACAGTAGACTTTACAGGTTTAGAAGAATTAGGAGCTGATTTCGTTTACGAAGGATGGTTAATTGTAAATGGTAGCCCAGTAAGTACAGGAACTTTTACTAGTGTGTCTTTTCCGCAAACATATACTGTAGGAATTGATGATTTAGAAGCAGCAACAACATTTGTTTTATCTATTGAGCCAGCAGGTGAAACCGGAGCAGCAGCTTTAGCACCAGCAGCAACAAAAATTTTAGCCGGAGATTTTTCTGGAAATTCTGCAAGTGTTACTTCTACAGGAATTGTAGGTGATTTTAGTAATTCTTGGGGAAAATACATTTTAGCAACACCAACAGATGCTGATACTACGAATGAAGCAAGTGGAGTTTGGTTTTTAGATAATACGAATGAGCCAGCAGTTGCAGGTTTAAGTTTACCAACTTTACCTGAAGGATGGAAATATGAAGGATGGGTTGTTTTAAACGGAACACCAGTAAGTACAGGTACATTTACTGCAGTTGACGCAGCAGATGATAACGCAGCTACTTCACCTTACAAGGGTTCAGTAGGTAATGGACCAGGTTATCCAGGAGAAGATTATGTTACAGGATCTGCAGCAGGTGTAGATTTTCCTACAGATTTAAAAGGAAAAACAGTTGTAATTTCTGTAGAACCAAGTCCAGATAATAGTGCTGCACCGTTTGCATTAAAACCTTTAGCGCATGTTGTACCAGCAGACGCAGAAAACCATACAGTAATTTCTATGGGAGCAGGACCATTAGCAGTTTTATCAGGAAGTGTAATAAGATAA
- a CDS encoding formylglycine-generating enzyme family protein, whose product MKTILRLTICLFLLNATYTSCQSKMVQIKGGEYLPLYGRDSLNVKIKDFLIDVYPATNREYVDFVKKYPKWQKSKVIKLFADESYLRAWKSDTILGENQKEKSPITQVSWFAAKEYCECQGKRLPTVDEWEYVAMANKTIPDARREEAYNQFILSWYEKPKTFNQTIGSTFKNYWNVYDLHGLVWEWTIDFNSVLVSGESRKDVDTDNNLFCGSAAVNATDLMNYAAFMRYAIRGSLKAKYTMKNLGFRCVKDIKK is encoded by the coding sequence ATGAAAACTATTTTAAGATTGACAATTTGTTTATTCCTCCTAAATGCAACGTACACAAGTTGTCAATCTAAAATGGTACAAATTAAGGGAGGAGAGTATTTGCCTTTGTATGGTAGAGATTCTTTAAATGTTAAAATAAAGGATTTTTTAATAGACGTATATCCTGCAACAAATAGAGAATATGTAGACTTTGTAAAGAAATATCCAAAATGGCAAAAAAGTAAGGTGATAAAGTTATTTGCAGATGAAAGCTATTTACGCGCATGGAAATCGGATACTATTTTAGGTGAAAACCAAAAAGAAAAATCGCCAATTACTCAAGTATCATGGTTTGCAGCAAAAGAATATTGCGAATGTCAAGGAAAAAGATTGCCAACAGTAGATGAATGGGAATATGTAGCAATGGCAAATAAAACCATACCCGATGCAAGAAGAGAAGAGGCTTATAATCAGTTTATTTTAAGTTGGTATGAAAAGCCAAAAACGTTTAATCAAACCATAGGATCTACATTTAAAAATTATTGGAATGTGTACGATTTACATGGTTTAGTTTGGGAGTGGACTATAGATTTTAATTCGGTATTGGTTTCTGGAGAGTCTAGAAAAGATGTAGATACAGATAATAATTTATTTTGTGGTAGTGCCGCTGTAAATGCAACAGATTTAATGAATTATGCTGCATTTATGAGATATGCCATTAGAGGAAGTTTAAAAGCAAAATATACCATGAAAAACCTTGGTTTTAGATGTGTAAAAGATATTAAAAAATAG
- the nirK gene encoding copper-containing nitrite reductase produces the protein MRLLKTVCLLFASGLLLTSCKSEPKKEMAVVDNSSIYIKGTIEAELTSPPFVPAPVGNRTAKKLLIDMEILEKEGTMTDGVQYVYWTFGGSVPGSFIRARVGDEIEFTLSNHPDNKLPHNIDMHAVTGPGGGATSSFVAPGHKKTFSFKALNPGLFVYHCATAPVGMHIANGMYGLILIEPEGGLPKVDKEYYIMQGDFYTKGATDEKGLQAFDMTKAIKEDADYVVFNGKVGALTGDNAITANVGETVRLFVGNGGPNLTSSFHVIGEIFDKVHIEGGSMINENVQTTSIPSGGAAIVEFKVEVPGTFIIVDHAIFRAFNKGALGMLKVTGEENKKLYSGVKQEGIYHPEGGTIQTMPNNDKKKVAVSNVEKPLAKKIADGKQLYMTTCFACHQAEGQGIPNAFPPLAKSDYLNADVKRAVGIVLNGKTGEITVNGNKYNSVMTKQTLSEEEVADVLTYVYNSWGNNKTNVSVNTVKEVKSSH, from the coding sequence ATGAGACTTTTAAAAACAGTATGTTTATTATTCGCATCAGGCTTACTGCTAACGAGCTGTAAGAGTGAACCAAAAAAAGAAATGGCAGTGGTAGATAATTCTTCCATTTATATTAAAGGAACTATAGAGGCAGAATTAACTTCACCGCCTTTTGTACCTGCGCCAGTAGGTAATAGAACCGCAAAGAAATTATTAATAGATATGGAAATTCTTGAAAAAGAAGGAACCATGACAGATGGTGTACAATATGTGTATTGGACTTTTGGTGGTTCTGTACCTGGAAGTTTTATTAGAGCTAGAGTAGGAGACGAAATAGAATTTACGTTGTCTAATCACCCAGATAATAAATTACCACATAATATAGATATGCATGCGGTAACTGGTCCTGGAGGTGGAGCAACATCTTCTTTTGTAGCGCCTGGTCATAAAAAAACGTTTTCTTTTAAAGCATTAAACCCTGGTTTGTTTGTGTACCACTGTGCTACTGCACCTGTAGGAATGCATATTGCAAACGGAATGTATGGTTTAATTTTAATAGAACCAGAAGGTGGTTTGCCTAAAGTAGATAAAGAATATTACATTATGCAAGGAGACTTTTATACAAAAGGTGCCACTGATGAAAAAGGTTTACAAGCTTTTGATATGACAAAAGCAATTAAAGAAGATGCAGATTATGTAGTTTTTAATGGTAAAGTTGGTGCTTTAACTGGAGACAACGCTATTACTGCAAATGTGGGTGAAACAGTTCGTTTATTTGTAGGGAATGGCGGACCAAACTTAACATCGTCTTTTCATGTTATTGGAGAAATCTTTGATAAAGTACATATAGAAGGAGGATCTATGATTAATGAAAACGTGCAAACAACTTCAATTCCTTCTGGAGGAGCTGCTATTGTAGAATTTAAAGTAGAAGTTCCTGGTACATTTATTATTGTAGACCATGCTATTTTTAGAGCTTTTAATAAAGGGGCTTTAGGAATGTTAAAAGTAACCGGAGAAGAAAACAAAAAATTATATTCTGGTGTTAAGCAAGAAGGAATTTATCATCCAGAAGGAGGTACTATTCAAACAATGCCAAATAATGATAAGAAAAAAGTGGCTGTAAGTAACGTAGAAAAACCTTTAGCTAAAAAAATAGCTGATGGTAAACAATTATACATGACTACTTGTTTTGCTTGTCACCAAGCAGAAGGACAAGGAATTCCGAATGCGTTTCCTCCTTTAGCAAAATCAGATTATTTAAATGCAGATGTTAAAAGAGCTGTAGGTATTGTTTTAAACGGAAAAACAGGAGAAATTACTGTAAACGGAAACAAATACAATAGTGTAATGACCAAACAAACACTTTCTGAAGAAGAAGTTGCAGATGTGCTTACTTATGTTTATAACTCTTGGGGAAATAATAAAACCAATGTAAGTGTAAACACTGTAAAAGAAGTAAAAAGCAGTCATTAA
- a CDS encoding DUF542 domain-containing protein produces the protein MNSKSLIVKDLMNKSVATIVTKNINTASVFKKYKIDFSVHGNMLLTKACDKKKVNIKNIVNDLKAVNNKVYYLKDYNSWDLDFLIDFLVNIQHEYKEENILFLKEYGEKVAKIYGKEYKELLKVNRLIQKNADTILEHMKNEERTIFPYIKKLVEAKNKKIVVNISNSPLNSPIESIEDEHEKVSKIFKKICKLTNNYKIPENTCISYKVLYLKLQQFEELLSNHMHIENNILFPKAKKLEKSLLLDL, from the coding sequence ATGAATTCAAAGTCTCTTATTGTGAAAGATCTAATGAATAAAAGTGTTGCTACTATTGTTACAAAAAACATTAATACAGCCTCGGTTTTTAAAAAATATAAAATAGATTTTAGTGTTCATGGCAACATGCTATTAACTAAAGCATGTGATAAAAAAAAGGTCAACATAAAAAATATTGTTAATGATTTAAAGGCCGTAAATAATAAAGTTTATTATTTAAAAGATTATAATTCTTGGGATCTAGATTTTTTAATTGATTTTTTAGTAAATATTCAACATGAATATAAAGAAGAAAACATCTTATTTTTAAAAGAATATGGCGAAAAAGTTGCTAAAATATATGGCAAAGAATATAAAGAACTTTTAAAGGTTAATCGATTAATACAAAAAAATGCAGATACTATTCTAGAACACATGAAAAATGAAGAAAGAACTATTTTTCCGTATATCAAGAAACTTGTAGAGGCAAAAAATAAAAAAATTGTTGTAAACATTAGCAATTCTCCCTTAAATAGCCCCATAGAATCTATTGAAGATGAACATGAAAAAGTGAGTAAAATATTTAAAAAGATTTGCAAATTAACAAACAACTACAAAATCCCAGAAAACACATGTATTTCGTACAAAGTACTTTATTTAAAATTACAACAATTTGAGGAATTACTTTCTAACCACATGCACATAGAAAATAACATCTTATTTCCGAAAGCAAAAAAATTAGAAAAATCTTTACTTTTAGATCTTTAA
- a CDS encoding peptidoglycan DD-metalloendopeptidase family protein: MNTEKFNHFLRQISKEPTSVIDASISFEDYFPIAISSKNKDLLHFDISSSTEWELYIDSFLKKNKANVAFGGYLEKRNIYDRSTYFKNQSKEKQRNIHLGIDLWCAENTKVLAALDGEIHSFKNNVNYGDYGPTIILKHQIKKEIFYTLYGHLSLKSIENIKVGDSILQGDTIGYLGSAVVNGDYAPHLHFQIIRDLEDNFGDYPGVSSEENIAFYQKNCPNPNLLLKLVI, encoded by the coding sequence ATGAATACCGAAAAATTTAATCATTTTTTACGACAAATATCAAAAGAGCCCACATCCGTTATTGATGCAAGTATTTCTTTTGAAGACTATTTTCCGATAGCAATTTCATCAAAAAATAAAGATTTATTGCATTTTGATATTTCTTCATCCACAGAATGGGAACTATATATTGATTCTTTTCTAAAAAAAAATAAAGCCAACGTTGCATTTGGTGGTTATTTAGAAAAAAGAAATATCTACGACAGAAGTACTTATTTTAAGAATCAATCTAAAGAAAAACAGAGAAACATTCATTTAGGTATAGATTTATGGTGTGCTGAAAACACAAAAGTATTAGCAGCGTTAGATGGAGAAATTCATAGTTTTAAAAATAATGTGAATTATGGAGACTATGGCCCAACAATTATTTTAAAACATCAAATTAAAAAAGAAATATTCTATACTTTATACGGTCATTTATCTTTAAAATCTATAGAAAACATAAAAGTTGGAGATTCAATTTTACAAGGAGATACCATAGGATATTTAGGAAGTGCAGTGGTAAATGGAGATTATGCACCACATTTACATTTTCAAATTATTAGAGATTTAGAAGATAATTTTGGAGATTATCCAGGAGTTTCATCCGAAGAAAATATAGCATTTTATCAAAAAAATTGTCCAAACCCCAATTTATTGCTAAAATTAGTTATTTAA
- a CDS encoding TlpA family protein disulfide reductase has translation MYKKKGVVKNIVFVIIIGLLIIPTTRQQIQIGLQTVIAKLSPSINKATDVKLVSSYDWNLKDLEGNSYRLNEAKGKVLLVNMWATWCPPCIAEMPSLQALYNDYGGKIEFILVSNESQDVIASFLKKKNYNFKAYSPLTVPPTTFKVKSIPRTFLIDKEGKIIIDESGAANWNSKKVRETIDELLK, from the coding sequence ATGTACAAAAAGAAAGGCGTAGTTAAGAATATAGTTTTTGTTATAATAATTGGCTTGTTAATTATTCCAACAACAAGACAGCAAATTCAAATAGGTTTACAGACAGTTATAGCAAAATTAAGTCCAAGTATTAACAAAGCAACTGATGTAAAATTAGTTAGTAGTTATGATTGGAATTTAAAAGATTTAGAAGGTAATAGCTATCGTTTAAATGAAGCAAAAGGTAAAGTTTTATTGGTAAATATGTGGGCTACTTGGTGTCCGCCTTGTATTGCAGAAATGCCGTCACTTCAAGCATTGTATAACGATTATGGAGGTAAAATTGAATTTATTTTGGTGTCAAATGAATCACAAGATGTGATTGCTTCTTTTTTAAAAAAGAAAAATTATAATTTTAAAGCTTATAGTCCCTTAACAGTGCCACCAACAACTTTTAAAGTAAAAAGTATTCCAAGAACTTTTTTAATAGATAAAGAAGGTAAAATTATTATAGATGAATCTGGTGCTGCAAACTGGAATAGTAAAAAGGTTAGAGAAACTATAGATGAGTTGCTAAAATAA